In a single window of the Nocardiopsis composta genome:
- a CDS encoding chemotaxis protein CheA has translation MVVPALLTAGLTAFAAAPAAADTAPVPQDAVGDLKSDHIYVHDEITEDTVSGAIRDQLGEAAQETESENPVYLIMLPEESFTSKMELDAYMDGVMDEVGDGVYAGFMGSGANNFFVDSPNLETSELNQIEQNVAAADPATEPDALAAVPEAVAEQESSEAASGMFGIALLAILAVVVVGGGFYLVNARKKREAEKAKQLAEIKQMAQEDVVRLGEDIARLEIDLRAVDDATRTDYTHAMDSYDRAKATLDGIREPQDIQQVTTALEDGRYYMTATRARLNGDPLPDRRKPCFFNPQHGPSTQDVQWAPPSGAPRAVPACQACTQAVLSGGDPDVRLVEVDGERRPYYDAGPAYAPYAGGYFGMSMMMGMFSGMMMGSMMGSMMGAGMMGAGDMGGDMGGGDVGGGDDFGDFGGDMDFGGFDF, from the coding sequence TTGGTAGTACCGGCCCTGCTGACCGCGGGCCTTACCGCTTTCGCGGCCGCCCCGGCGGCCGCCGACACCGCCCCCGTGCCGCAGGACGCCGTGGGCGACCTGAAGAGCGACCACATCTACGTGCACGACGAGATCACCGAGGATACGGTTTCCGGCGCCATCCGGGACCAGCTCGGCGAGGCCGCCCAGGAGACCGAGTCGGAGAACCCGGTCTACCTGATCATGCTGCCCGAGGAGAGCTTCACCTCCAAGATGGAGCTCGACGCCTACATGGACGGCGTGATGGACGAGGTGGGCGACGGCGTCTATGCCGGCTTCATGGGCAGCGGCGCCAACAACTTCTTCGTCGACTCGCCGAACCTGGAGACCTCCGAGCTCAACCAGATCGAGCAGAACGTCGCGGCGGCCGACCCGGCCACCGAGCCCGACGCGCTGGCCGCGGTCCCCGAGGCGGTGGCCGAGCAGGAGAGCTCCGAGGCGGCCTCCGGCATGTTCGGCATCGCGCTGCTCGCCATCCTCGCCGTGGTCGTGGTGGGCGGCGGCTTCTACCTGGTCAACGCGCGCAAGAAACGCGAGGCCGAGAAGGCCAAGCAGCTCGCCGAGATCAAGCAGATGGCCCAGGAGGACGTGGTCCGGCTCGGCGAGGACATCGCCCGGCTGGAGATCGACCTGCGCGCCGTCGACGACGCCACCCGCACCGACTACACCCACGCGATGGACTCCTACGACCGCGCCAAGGCGACCTTGGACGGCATCCGGGAGCCGCAGGACATCCAGCAGGTGACCACCGCGCTGGAGGACGGCCGCTACTACATGACGGCCACCCGCGCCCGGCTCAACGGGGACCCGCTCCCCGACCGGCGCAAGCCCTGCTTCTTCAACCCGCAGCACGGCCCCTCCACCCAGGACGTGCAGTGGGCCCCGCCGAGCGGCGCCCCGCGCGCCGTGCCGGCCTGCCAGGCCTGCACCCAGGCGGTGCTCTCCGGCGGCGACCCCGACGTCCGGCTGGTCGAGGTGGACGGCGAGCGCCGGCCCTACTACGACGCGGGCCCGGCCTACGCCCCCTACGCCGGCGGCTACTTCGGGATGAGCATGATGATGGGCATGTTCTCCGGCATGATGATGGGCTCCATGATGGGGTCGATGATGGGCGCCGGCATGATGGGCGCCGGCGACATGGGCGGAGACATGGGCGGCGGCGACGTCGGCGGAGGCGACGACTTCGGCGACTTCGGCGGCGACATGGACTTCGGCGGCTTCGACTTCTGA
- a CDS encoding NAD(P)H-quinone dehydrogenase, translated as MTKVVIIGGGPGGYEAALVAAQLGAEVTVVEREGVGGACVLTDCVPSKTMIATSVRANYVRDAGRLGLTVNSEDDCSVGVDMKAVNERVKRLARAQSEDTAARLVKEGVEIVQGEARLVDPRIVAVGERRLHADVVLVATGAHPRELPSARPDGERILTWRELYDLDERPEELIVVGSGVTGAEFANAYQGLGSQVTLVSSRDRVMPTQDADAAEVLEDVFRRRGMRVLGNTRAESVVNTGDGVRVTLSDGRTVEGSHCLMTVGMIPNTDNLGLEEIGVRLDKGGFVQVDRVSRTSTPGVYAAGDCTGVNMLASVAAMQGRIAMWHALGEAVAPLKLSTVAATVFTNPELASVGATEEDVRSGKVDARIVNLPLDTNPRAKMNNSKDGFVKLICRQHTGIVLGGVIVGPRASELILGVSIAVQQRLTVDEIAHTFAVYPSLSGSVTEAARSLMQASPE; from the coding sequence GTGACGAAGGTCGTGATCATCGGAGGCGGTCCCGGGGGGTACGAGGCGGCACTGGTCGCCGCGCAGCTCGGCGCGGAGGTCACCGTCGTGGAGCGGGAGGGCGTCGGCGGGGCCTGCGTGCTGACCGACTGCGTGCCCTCGAAGACGATGATCGCGACGTCGGTCCGGGCGAACTACGTGCGCGACGCCGGGCGGCTCGGGCTGACCGTCAACTCCGAGGACGACTGCAGCGTCGGCGTGGACATGAAGGCCGTCAACGAGCGGGTCAAGCGGCTCGCCCGCGCCCAGTCCGAGGACACCGCCGCCCGCCTGGTCAAGGAGGGCGTGGAGATCGTCCAGGGCGAGGCGCGCCTGGTCGACCCGCGGATCGTCGCCGTCGGCGAGCGGCGGCTCCACGCCGACGTGGTGCTGGTCGCCACCGGCGCCCACCCGCGCGAGCTGCCCTCGGCCCGCCCGGACGGGGAGCGCATCCTGACCTGGCGCGAGCTGTACGACCTGGACGAGCGCCCGGAGGAGCTGATCGTGGTCGGCTCCGGCGTCACCGGGGCCGAGTTCGCCAACGCCTACCAGGGGCTGGGCTCGCAGGTCACCCTGGTCTCCTCGCGCGACCGGGTGATGCCCACCCAGGACGCCGACGCCGCCGAGGTGCTGGAGGACGTGTTCCGCCGCCGCGGCATGCGGGTGCTCGGCAACACCCGCGCCGAGTCGGTGGTCAACACCGGCGACGGGGTGCGGGTCACCCTCTCCGACGGGCGCACCGTGGAGGGCTCGCACTGCCTGATGACCGTCGGGATGATCCCCAACACCGACAACCTCGGCCTGGAGGAGATCGGGGTCCGGCTGGACAAGGGCGGGTTCGTCCAGGTCGACCGGGTCTCCCGCACCTCCACCCCGGGCGTGTACGCCGCGGGCGACTGCACCGGGGTGAACATGCTGGCCTCGGTCGCCGCGATGCAGGGCCGGATCGCGATGTGGCACGCGCTGGGCGAGGCGGTGGCCCCGCTCAAGCTGTCCACCGTCGCCGCGACCGTGTTCACCAACCCCGAGCTGGCCTCGGTCGGCGCCACCGAGGAGGACGTGCGCAGCGGCAAGGTGGACGCGCGCATCGTCAACCTCCCGCTGGACACCAACCCGCGGGCCAAGATGAACAACAGCAAGGACGGCTTCGTCAAGCTGATCTGCCGGCAGCACACCGGGATCGTGCTGGGCGGCGTCATCGTCGGCCCGCGCGCCAGCGAGCTCATCCTGGGCGTGTCCATCGCGGTGCAGCAGCGGCTCACCGTCGACGAGATCGCGCACACCTTCGCCGTCTACCCGTCGCTGTCCGGCAGCGTCACCGAGGCGGCCCGGTCGCTGATGCAGGCCTCCCCGGAGTAG
- a CDS encoding purine-nucleoside phosphorylase, whose translation MATTTAAAKERASAAAEELTARTGADSFDAAVVLGSGWGVLADRLGTADTEVDAGELPGFTAPSTPEHSSQVRSVWVGSKRVALFGGRVHLFETRDPLRAVHAVRTAIAAGARTVVLTGSAGSLRTDFAVGQPILVRDHVNLTGASPLVGPDFVDLTRAYSARLRGLAREVDPSLAEGVYAEIAGPQLATPAELAMIRAAGADLVGHSLALEAIAAVEMGAEVLAVSAVSNDAVASVVEPFDREQATEAARHAADRTAPLLHEVLMRA comes from the coding sequence GTGGCCACCACCACCGCCGCCGCCAAGGAGCGGGCCTCGGCGGCCGCCGAGGAGCTGACCGCGCGCACCGGCGCGGACTCCTTCGACGCCGCGGTCGTGCTCGGGTCCGGCTGGGGCGTCCTGGCCGACCGGCTGGGCACGGCCGACACCGAGGTCGACGCCGGCGAGCTGCCGGGCTTCACCGCGCCGAGCACCCCGGAGCACTCCTCCCAGGTGCGCAGCGTGTGGGTGGGGTCCAAGCGGGTCGCCCTGTTCGGCGGGCGGGTGCACCTGTTCGAGACCCGCGACCCGCTGCGCGCCGTGCACGCGGTGCGCACCGCTATCGCGGCCGGCGCGCGCACCGTCGTCCTCACCGGCTCGGCCGGGTCGCTGCGCACCGACTTCGCGGTCGGCCAGCCGATCCTGGTCCGCGACCACGTCAACCTGACCGGGGCCTCGCCGCTGGTCGGGCCGGACTTCGTCGACCTCACCCGGGCGTACTCGGCGCGGCTGCGCGGCCTGGCCCGCGAGGTGGACCCGTCGCTGGCCGAGGGGGTCTACGCCGAGATCGCGGGGCCGCAGCTGGCCACCCCGGCGGAGCTGGCCATGATCCGCGCCGCCGGCGCCGACCTGGTGGGCCACTCGCTGGCGCTGGAGGCCATCGCCGCGGTGGAGATGGGCGCGGAGGTGCTGGCGGTCTCGGCGGTCAGCAACGACGCGGTCGCCTCGGTGGTGGAGCCGTTCGACCGGGAGCAGGCGACCGAGGCCGCGCGGCACGCCGCGGACCGGACCGCGCCCCTGCTGCACGAGGTGCTGATGCGCGCCTAG
- a CDS encoding PH domain-containing protein encodes MKPFTAPMPRLLSWVWIGVVALLLVDLAVRGRDSSSLVAAAVLLITVGGVYVLWLRPKVAPSEEGVRVVNPLRETFIPWSAFTWTDVTDVLRVHAGDTVVRSWALRETRRAKVRENLRRAGGLVDGDPVGDGDPRTMRPVELHALRLRELAERQKARQSDGGGQRPVGPVWSPDAVGALAGPVALLLVILMLF; translated from the coding sequence ATGAAACCCTTCACCGCGCCGATGCCGCGCCTGCTCTCCTGGGTCTGGATCGGCGTCGTCGCGCTGCTCCTGGTCGACCTCGCGGTGCGCGGCCGGGACTCCTCCTCGCTGGTCGCCGCGGCGGTCCTGCTGATCACGGTCGGCGGCGTCTACGTGCTCTGGCTGCGCCCCAAGGTGGCGCCCTCGGAGGAGGGGGTGCGGGTGGTCAACCCGCTCCGCGAGACCTTCATCCCCTGGTCCGCCTTCACCTGGACGGACGTCACCGACGTGCTCCGGGTGCACGCCGGCGACACGGTGGTGCGCTCCTGGGCGCTGCGCGAGACCAGGCGGGCCAAGGTCCGGGAGAACCTGCGCCGGGCCGGCGGGCTGGTCGACGGCGACCCGGTCGGCGACGGCGACCCGCGCACGATGCGCCCGGTGGAGCTGCACGCGCTCCGCCTGCGTGAGCTGGCCGAGCGGCAGAAGGCGCGCCAGTCGGACGGGGGCGGGCAGCGGCCGGTGGGGCCGGTCTGGTCGCCGGACGCGGTGGGCGCGCTGGCCGGTCCGGTGGCGCTGCTTCTGGTGATCCTGATGCTCTTCTGA
- a CDS encoding adenosine deaminase, whose protein sequence is MSHEPTLDRIRRAPKVLLHDHLDGGLRPRTVVELAEQAGYGALPETEPDALADWFASAADSGSLERYLETFTHTVGVMQSRGALLRVAAECAEDLADDGVVYAEVRFAPEQHLEGGLGLDQVVQAVLDGFEEGARRARERGREIRVGCLLTAMRHAARSREIAELAVRYRTSGVAGFDIAGAEAGHPPTRHLDAFEFLRRENAHFTIHAGEAFGLPSIWEALQWCGADRLGHGVRIVDDIEPDPDGGYRLGRLASYVRDKRIPLEMCPSSNVQTGAAPSIAEHPIGLLRRLRFRVTVNTDNRLQGRTSLSEEFARLVSAFGYDWDDLQWFTVNAMKSAFLPFDERLALINGRIKPGFAELKWAAGGAVR, encoded by the coding sequence ATGAGCCACGAGCCGACCCTGGACCGCATCCGCAGGGCCCCCAAGGTCCTGCTCCACGACCACCTGGACGGCGGACTGCGCCCGCGCACCGTCGTGGAACTCGCCGAGCAGGCGGGGTACGGCGCGCTGCCGGAGACCGAGCCGGACGCGCTCGCCGACTGGTTCGCCTCCGCCGCCGACTCCGGTTCGCTGGAGCGCTACCTGGAGACGTTCACGCACACCGTCGGGGTGATGCAGAGCCGCGGCGCGCTGCTGCGGGTGGCCGCCGAGTGCGCCGAGGACCTGGCCGACGACGGCGTGGTCTACGCCGAGGTGCGGTTCGCCCCGGAGCAGCACCTGGAGGGCGGACTCGGCCTGGACCAGGTGGTGCAGGCGGTGCTGGACGGGTTCGAGGAGGGCGCCCGGCGGGCGCGGGAGCGCGGCCGGGAGATCCGGGTGGGCTGCCTGCTCACCGCGATGCGGCACGCCGCCCGCTCCCGGGAGATCGCCGAGCTGGCGGTCCGCTACCGCACCTCGGGGGTGGCCGGCTTCGACATCGCCGGTGCGGAGGCCGGCCACCCGCCCACCCGGCACCTGGACGCCTTCGAGTTCCTGCGCCGGGAGAACGCGCACTTCACCATCCACGCCGGCGAGGCGTTCGGGCTGCCGTCCATCTGGGAGGCGCTGCAGTGGTGCGGGGCCGACCGGCTCGGCCACGGTGTGCGCATCGTGGACGACATCGAGCCGGACCCGGACGGCGGGTACCGGCTCGGCCGGCTCGCCTCCTACGTCCGGGACAAGCGCATCCCGCTGGAGATGTGCCCCAGTTCCAACGTGCAGACCGGGGCGGCGCCGTCCATCGCCGAGCACCCGATCGGCCTGCTCCGCCGGCTGCGCTTCCGGGTCACCGTCAACACCGACAACCGGCTGCAGGGCCGGACCAGCCTGTCCGAGGAGTTCGCCCGACTGGTGTCGGCGTTCGGGTATGACTGGGATGATCTGCAGTGGTTCACCGTCAATGCGATGAAATCGGCCTTCCTGCCGTTCGATGAGCGGCTGGCGCTGATCAACGGCCGGATCAAACCCGGGTTCGCCGAACTCAAGTGGGCGGCCGGCGGGGCGGTGAGGTAG
- a CDS encoding amidohydrolase, translating to MQGRDLRDQLTAFLARNERGLIDFRRDLHMHPELAFAETRTTQRVEERLRAAGLAPKRLPDGTGLICDVGSGEGPTVALRGDIDALPLTDEKDVPYRSTVPGAAHACGHDVHTTVLLGAGLFLAQQARAGALPGRVRLLFQPAEELPGGARAVIDAGGLDGVDRIFALHCDPRLLCGQVGLRTGAITAACDRIAVRLSGPGGHTARPHLTADLVYALAKVVTELPAALSRRVDPRAGFSLVWGRVSAGSAPNAVPDDGVAEGTVRCLDDDAWHAAPDILKELLDSVVAPYRATVEMDYRRGVPPTVNEAVSVRMLRDAAGQALGPEAVESTPQSLGGEDFAWYLEHVPGALARLGTHPVDSTSPMLDLHRGTFDVDERSIGVGVHLMAAAALTALWECERPGGRDEVADAALM from the coding sequence ATGCAGGGACGTGATCTGCGGGATCAGCTGACCGCGTTTCTCGCGCGCAATGAACGCGGTCTCATCGATTTCCGCCGGGACCTGCACATGCACCCCGAGCTGGCGTTCGCCGAGACGCGGACCACCCAGCGCGTGGAGGAGCGGCTGCGCGCCGCCGGACTGGCGCCCAAGCGGCTGCCGGACGGCACCGGCCTCATCTGCGACGTGGGCTCCGGCGAGGGGCCCACGGTCGCGCTGCGCGGCGACATCGATGCGCTGCCGCTCACCGACGAGAAGGACGTGCCCTACCGGTCCACCGTCCCCGGCGCGGCGCACGCCTGCGGGCACGACGTGCACACCACCGTCCTGCTGGGCGCGGGCCTGTTCCTCGCCCAGCAGGCCCGGGCCGGCGCGCTGCCGGGCCGGGTGCGGCTGCTCTTCCAGCCCGCCGAGGAGCTGCCCGGCGGCGCCCGCGCGGTGATCGACGCCGGCGGCCTGGACGGGGTGGACCGCATCTTCGCGCTCCACTGCGACCCGCGGCTGCTCTGCGGCCAGGTGGGGCTGCGCACCGGGGCGATCACCGCGGCCTGCGACCGGATCGCGGTCCGGCTGTCCGGGCCGGGCGGGCACACCGCCCGCCCGCACCTCACCGCCGACCTGGTCTACGCGCTGGCCAAGGTGGTCACCGAGCTGCCCGCGGCGCTGTCCCGCCGGGTGGACCCCCGGGCCGGCTTCAGCCTGGTGTGGGGGCGGGTGAGCGCCGGGTCGGCGCCCAACGCCGTCCCCGACGACGGGGTGGCCGAGGGCACCGTGCGCTGCCTGGACGACGACGCCTGGCACGCCGCCCCGGACATCCTCAAGGAGCTGCTGGACAGCGTGGTGGCGCCGTACCGGGCGACGGTGGAGATGGACTACCGGCGCGGCGTGCCGCCCACCGTCAACGAGGCGGTCAGCGTCCGGATGCTGCGCGACGCCGCCGGCCAGGCGCTCGGCCCGGAGGCCGTGGAGTCCACCCCGCAGAGCCTCGGCGGCGAGGACTTCGCCTGGTACCTGGAGCACGTCCCCGGCGCCCTGGCCCGGCTGGGCACCCACCCGGTCGACTCCACCTCGCCCATGCTCGACCTGCACCGCGGCACCTTCGACGTGGACGAGCGGTCGATCGGCGTCGGCGTGCACCTGATGGCGGCCGCGGCGCTCACCGCGCTGTGGGAGTGCGAGCGGCCGGGCGGCCGGGACGAGGTGGCCGACGCCGCGCTGATGTGA
- a CDS encoding glutamate--cysteine ligase, protein MGIEFNASDRTTLGVEWELQLVDVENRHLRQEAEQVLAELPDLSETPSAPPLRHELMQCTVEVVTGVCETVQEAREDLAGSVRRLQGVLEPRGAAAICAGTHPMDDWRDQAMSPVQRYGELVDQMQWLARRILTFGVHVHVGVRSAEKAVPIVNALAGHLPHFLALTASSPFWSGHDTGLASSRSIVFGALPTSGPPPVLPDWPAFEDYMATLLRAGTIAGIKEVWWDVRPHPDLGTVEIRMFDGIPTLREVGMAAALTQSLVAHFDNLLDRGYRLPCRPSWVANDNKWRATRYGLDARIITDERGSTVPLRDDLYELVRELEPVAARLGCADDLDVVSEVLDKGASYERQRAIVRDGGTLDDVVDALIAEFREGIGGTATGADRVGGGTAAAPPTPTNRGTSHAGT, encoded by the coding sequence GTGGGAATCGAATTCAACGCCTCTGACCGCACCACCCTCGGCGTCGAGTGGGAACTCCAGCTCGTCGACGTGGAAAACCGACACCTGCGCCAGGAGGCGGAGCAGGTGCTCGCCGAACTGCCGGACCTGAGCGAGACGCCGTCGGCTCCGCCGCTCCGCCACGAACTCATGCAGTGCACCGTCGAAGTCGTCACCGGTGTCTGCGAGACCGTGCAGGAGGCCCGCGAGGACCTCGCCGGGAGCGTGCGGCGGCTGCAGGGCGTGCTGGAGCCGCGCGGCGCGGCCGCGATCTGCGCCGGCACCCACCCGATGGACGACTGGCGCGACCAGGCGATGTCGCCGGTGCAGCGCTACGGCGAGCTGGTGGACCAGATGCAGTGGCTGGCCCGGAGGATCCTCACCTTCGGCGTCCACGTGCACGTGGGAGTGCGCTCCGCGGAGAAGGCGGTGCCGATCGTCAACGCGCTCGCCGGGCACCTGCCGCACTTCCTCGCGCTGACCGCCTCCAGCCCGTTCTGGAGCGGCCACGACACCGGCCTGGCCTCCAGCAGGTCGATCGTCTTCGGGGCGCTGCCCACCTCCGGCCCGCCGCCGGTGCTGCCGGACTGGCCGGCCTTCGAGGACTACATGGCGACGCTGCTGCGCGCCGGCACCATCGCCGGCATCAAGGAGGTCTGGTGGGACGTGCGCCCCCACCCCGACCTGGGCACCGTGGAGATCCGGATGTTCGACGGGATCCCCACGCTGCGCGAGGTGGGGATGGCCGCGGCGCTCACCCAGAGCCTGGTCGCGCACTTCGACAACCTGCTGGACCGGGGCTACCGGCTGCCGTGCCGACCCTCCTGGGTGGCCAACGACAACAAGTGGCGGGCCACCCGCTACGGCCTCGACGCCCGGATCATCACCGATGAGCGCGGGTCCACCGTCCCGCTCCGGGACGACCTCTACGAGCTCGTGCGCGAGCTCGAACCGGTGGCCGCCCGACTGGGCTGCGCCGACGACCTGGACGTGGTCTCCGAGGTGCTGGACAAGGGCGCCTCCTACGAGCGCCAGCGCGCCATCGTGCGCGACGGCGGCACGCTCGACGACGTCGTGGACGCCCTGATCGCGGAGTTCCGCGAGGGGATCGGCGGTACGGCCACCGGAGCAGACCGGGTCGGCGGCGGGACCGCCGCCGCACCGCCAACGCCGACGAACAGGGGGACATCGCATGCAGGGACGTGA
- a CDS encoding YhjD/YihY/BrkB family envelope integrity protein, protein MGEVGAETGGLRDRVRHYRQRALETYWALRRSRPWFDHAVRAYERYTDRQGNQLAASVTYFAFLSFFPLIALAFAVVGYAVEVDPNARSYLETAIDEQLPGLSQQLPIDQVAQARTGAGVIGLLGLAYTGLGAVGALREALHTMWMKSVSDGPNFLVAKAIDLAVTAVLGTALLASVALTGVAQAATGWLLGLVGLDGSFTAAAATRLLGLAIAIGADLLIFLVLFSRLSGTRRPWRLLWRGALFAAVGFEVLKAAGALLIGGTLANPVYASFAVLVGLLVWLNIVLRMVMFAAAWTATWLPVPPPYQGAVPVDLPVGPAPTGAGLAVVAGAEPHAAERPAAGATDRRADRSGSGPGRRSRLLRRVVPAAAAAALGTALLAWWLRVRHGK, encoded by the coding sequence GTGGGGGAGGTCGGCGCGGAGACGGGCGGGCTGCGGGACCGCGTGCGGCACTACCGGCAGCGGGCCCTGGAGACCTACTGGGCGCTGCGCCGGAGCAGGCCCTGGTTCGACCACGCGGTGCGCGCCTACGAGCGCTACACCGACCGGCAGGGCAACCAGCTCGCCGCGTCGGTCACCTACTTCGCCTTCCTCTCCTTCTTCCCGCTGATCGCGCTGGCCTTCGCGGTGGTCGGCTACGCGGTCGAGGTGGACCCCAACGCGCGCTCCTACCTGGAGACCGCGATCGACGAGCAGCTCCCCGGGCTCTCCCAGCAGCTGCCGATCGACCAGGTCGCCCAGGCCCGCACCGGCGCCGGGGTGATCGGCCTGCTCGGTCTGGCCTACACCGGGCTGGGCGCGGTCGGGGCGCTGCGCGAGGCGCTGCACACCATGTGGATGAAGAGCGTCTCCGATGGCCCGAACTTCCTGGTCGCCAAGGCGATCGACCTGGCGGTGACGGCGGTGCTGGGCACGGCGCTGCTCGCCTCGGTGGCGCTGACCGGCGTCGCCCAGGCCGCCACCGGCTGGCTGCTGGGCCTGGTGGGGCTGGACGGCTCGTTCACCGCCGCGGCGGCCACCCGGCTGCTCGGGCTCGCCATCGCGATCGGCGCCGACCTGCTCATCTTCCTGGTGCTGTTCTCCCGGCTGTCCGGCACCCGCCGGCCCTGGCGGCTGCTGTGGCGCGGGGCGCTGTTCGCCGCGGTCGGCTTCGAGGTGCTCAAGGCGGCCGGCGCGCTGCTCATCGGCGGCACCCTGGCCAACCCCGTCTACGCCTCGTTCGCGGTGCTGGTGGGGCTGCTGGTATGGCTGAACATCGTGCTGCGCATGGTGATGTTCGCCGCGGCCTGGACCGCGACCTGGCTGCCGGTGCCGCCGCCCTACCAGGGGGCGGTCCCCGTGGACCTGCCGGTCGGCCCGGCGCCGACCGGGGCCGGGCTGGCGGTGGTGGCCGGCGCGGAGCCGCATGCGGCGGAGCGGCCCGCGGCGGGGGCGACCGACCGGCGGGCCGACCGGTCGGGCTCCGGGCCGGGGCGCCGGAGCCGGCTGCTCCGGCGTGTCGTGCCGGCGGCCGCCGCGGCGGCGCTCGGCACCGCCCTGCTCGCCTGGTGGCTGCGCGTCCGGCACGGGAAATGA
- a CDS encoding GHMP family kinase ATP-binding protein codes for MPQLRARSNPPVPPPETGPEACAAELAAVFTRVHGRGPEGIWWAPGRVGLLGDLFGCPGGPVLLSALPWGVAAAVSRTRDGSVDARTADGRRSRRLARRAAAALRAAAGAGLAEPSDGVRVVAGSALPSGTGLGAGPALECAVLLALAETAGSGADRKALARAAPASAERGAVLRCAPGSVLSIDLGSGRGRTLPFDTAAAGLVPLLIGAGGPGPRRSRRTARRRLAECGRAAGRLGVADLRAIEDLPGALRELRDPVLRGRVQHVVTEANRVHAGAGLLRAGVPAELGAVLTASHLSMQGSFAATSAEVDLSVQRAVGSGARGARTAGDRIGGAVVALVAEDRTEQVRAALSGAWAQAAPPSDGARRLR; via the coding sequence GTGCCGCAGCTCAGAGCCCGATCGAATCCGCCCGTTCCGCCGCCGGAGACGGGGCCGGAGGCGTGCGCGGCGGAGCTCGCCGCGGTGTTCACCCGGGTCCACGGGCGCGGGCCGGAGGGAATCTGGTGGGCCCCCGGCCGGGTCGGGCTGCTCGGGGACCTGTTCGGCTGCCCCGGCGGACCGGTCCTGCTCTCCGCGCTGCCCTGGGGGGTGGCGGCCGCCGTCTCGCGCACCCGCGACGGGTCGGTCGACGCGCGCACCGCCGACGGGCGCCGCTCCCGGCGGCTGGCCCGCCGGGCCGCGGCCGCGCTGCGCGCCGCCGCCGGCGCCGGCCTGGCCGAGCCCTCCGACGGGGTGCGGGTGGTGGCCGGCTCCGCGCTGCCCTCCGGCACCGGGCTGGGCGCCGGCCCCGCCCTGGAGTGCGCGGTGCTGCTCGCGCTGGCCGAGACCGCCGGTTCCGGCGCCGACCGCAAGGCCCTGGCCCGCGCCGCCCCCGCCTCGGCCGAGCGCGGCGCCGTGCTGCGCTGCGCCCCCGGCTCTGTCCTCTCCATCGACCTGGGCAGCGGCCGCGGCCGCACGCTGCCCTTCGACACCGCCGCGGCCGGGCTGGTCCCGCTGCTGATCGGCGCGGGCGGGCCCGGCCCCCGGCGGTCGCGGCGCACCGCCCGGCGCCGGCTGGCCGAATGCGGCCGGGCCGCCGGCCGGCTGGGCGTCGCCGACCTGCGCGCCATCGAGGACCTGCCCGGCGCACTGCGCGAGCTGCGCGACCCGGTGCTGCGCGGCCGGGTGCAGCACGTGGTGACCGAGGCCAACCGGGTGCACGCCGGGGCCGGGCTGCTGCGGGCCGGTGTGCCGGCGGAGCTCGGCGCGGTGCTGACCGCCTCGCACCTGTCCATGCAGGGGTCGTTCGCGGCGACCTCCGCCGAAGTGGACCTTTCGGTGCAAAGGGCCGTAGGCTCGGGCGCGCGGGGCGCCCGTACCGCGGGCGACCGGATCGGCGGCGCCGTGGTCGCGCTGGTCGCCGAGGACCGCACCGAGCAGGTCCGCGCCGCCCTCTCCGGGGCCTGGGCGCAGGCCGCCCCTCCGTCGGACGGGGCCCGCCGGCTGCGCTGA
- a CDS encoding spore-associated protein A — protein sequence MALPYRSRAAAVTAAAVFLTALGSAAPASAAGYNGVCGSGYKVVNSADLPGGAGTVHLTYNGSTGKNCAVSIRASKGAAAPMDVQLALASDPDSAVLDSGEFTSYAGPVYLKAKGACVTWSGIIGEQSAGKAGTNCG from the coding sequence ATGGCCCTTCCGTACCGGTCCCGCGCGGCCGCGGTCACCGCCGCCGCGGTGTTCCTCACCGCCCTGGGTTCCGCGGCGCCCGCCTCCGCCGCCGGCTACAACGGCGTCTGCGGCTCCGGCTACAAGGTGGTCAACTCGGCCGACCTGCCGGGCGGCGCCGGCACGGTCCACCTCACCTACAACGGCTCCACCGGGAAGAACTGCGCGGTGAGCATCCGCGCCTCGAAGGGCGCCGCCGCCCCGATGGACGTGCAGCTGGCGCTCGCCTCCGACCCGGACTCCGCGGTTCTGGACAGCGGGGAGTTCACCTCCTACGCCGGCCCGGTCTATCTGAAGGCCAAAGGCGCCTGCGTGACCTGGAGCGGGATCATCGGGGAGCAGTCCGCCGGCAAGGCCGGCACCAACTGCGGCTGA